The window AGAGGAGGCATTTGCATGTTGGCAAAGCGAATAATTCCATGTCTTGATGTTCGTGATGGACAAGTAGTGAAGGGCGTTCAGTTCCGCAACCACGAAATCATTGGCGACATCGTTCCTCTGGCGCAGCGTTATGCAGAAGAGGGCGCTGACGAGCTTGTGTTCTACGATATTACCGCTTCAAGTGATGGCCGTGTCGTCGATAAAAGTTGGGTCGCTCGTGTTGCAGAAGTGATTGATATTCCTTTCTGTGTCGCTGGTGGTATTAAATCAGCAGAAGACGCAGCGCGCATTCTTGAATTTGGCGCAGACAAGGTGTCTATCAACTCACCTGCATTGGCGAACCCGCAACTGATTACTGACCTTGCTGATAAGTTTGGTGTGCAATGTATTGTTGTTGGTATCGATTCATACTACGACAAAGAGACCGGCAAGTATCAGGTTTACCAGTTTACTGGTGATGAAGAACGCACCAAAGCGACCCAATGGGAAACGCGTGATTGGGTACAAGAAGTACAAAAACGTGGCGCTGGTGAAATCGTACTGAACATGATGAACCAAGATGGTGTGCGTAACGGCTACGACATCGAACAACTGAATATGGTGCGCGAAGTATGTAACGTACCATTGATTGCATCGGGTGGTGCAGGTGCCATGGAGCACTTCGCAGAAGCTTACCAAAAAGCCAATGTGGATGGCGCGCTTGCTGCATCGGTATTCCACAAACAAGTCATCAATATTGGTGAACTAAAGCAGTATTTGAAACAACAAGGCATTGAGGTACGACTATGAGTGTAAAAGCCGCCGAAGTAAGTTCGCTAGCTGAGCGAATCAACTGGGAAAAGGTGGATGGTCTGGTACCTGCCATCGTACAAGATTTCCAATCAAGCCAAGTGCTGATGATGGGTTACATGAACCAAGATGCGTTGGCAAAAACGGGCGAAACGGGTCAAGTGACGTTTTTCTCTCGAACTAAACAGCGTCTTTGGACGAAAGGTGAGACCTCCGGCAACGTATTGCAATTGGTGAACATGCAA is drawn from Vibrio campbellii CAIM 519 = NBRC 15631 = ATCC 25920 and contains these coding sequences:
- the hisF gene encoding imidazole glycerol phosphate synthase subunit HisF, with amino-acid sequence MLAKRIIPCLDVRDGQVVKGVQFRNHEIIGDIVPLAQRYAEEGADELVFYDITASSDGRVVDKSWVARVAEVIDIPFCVAGGIKSAEDAARILEFGADKVSINSPALANPQLITDLADKFGVQCIVVGIDSYYDKETGKYQVYQFTGDEERTKATQWETRDWVQEVQKRGAGEIVLNMMNQDGVRNGYDIEQLNMVREVCNVPLIASGGAGAMEHFAEAYQKANVDGALAASVFHKQVINIGELKQYLKQQGIEVRL